In the genome of Triticum urartu cultivar G1812 chromosome 5, Tu2.1, whole genome shotgun sequence, one region contains:
- the LOC125508969 gene encoding sodium/hydrogen exchanger 6-like encodes MSLELSMALAAPPGGGLLAPPPPAPPGKEQQVAGVGILLQISMLVLSFVLGHVLRRHRFYYLPEASASLLIGLVVGGLANISNTETNTRTWFNFHEEFFFLFLLPPIIFQSGFSLSPKPFFANFGAIVTFAILGTFIASIVTGMLVYLGGLTFLMYKLPLVECLMFGALISATDPVTVLSIFQELGSDVNLYALVFGESVLNDAMAISLYRTMSSVRSNAAGGENIFMMILQFLEIFVGSMSSGVGVGFISALLFKYAGLDIDNLQNLECCLFVLFPYFSYMLAEGLGLSGIVSILFTGMVMKHYTYSNLSDNSQRFVSAFFHLLSSLAETFVFIYMGFDIAMEEHSWSHVGFIIFSIIFIIVARAANVFSCAYLVNISRPEHRRIPLNHQKALCFSGLRGAMAFALALQSVHELPEGHGKTILTATTAIVVLTVLLIGGSTGTMLEALDVIGDENTSIETYEDNNNGYIPPTYEEGTSSGGGLRMKLKEFHKSTTSFTALDKNYLTPFFTSQTDDDADDFGDQPQNQRRGFYDQ; translated from the exons ATGTCGCTGGAGCTGAGCATGGCCCTGGCGGCGCCGCCGGGGGGCGGGCTGCTGGCCCCGCCCCCTCCCGCCCCGCCCGGCAAGGAGCAGCAGGTGGCGGGGGTGGGGATCCTGCTGCAGATCTCCATGCTCGTGCTCTCCTTCGTGCTCGGCCACGTCCTCCGCCGCCACCGCTTCTACTACCTCCCCGAGGCCAGCGCTTCGCTCCTCATCG GACTAGTTGTTGGTGGGCTTGCTAATATTTCAAACACAGAGACCAACACTAG GACATGGTTCAACTTCCATGAAgaattcttcttcttgttcttatTACCTCCTATAATATT CCAATCAGGATTCAGCTTATCCCCA AAACCATTCTTTGCCAACTTTGGGGCTATTGTAACTTTTGCCATTCTTGGGACATTCATCGCTTCCATCGTAACAGGGATGCTTGT CTATCTTGGTGGACTCACATTTCTAATGTATAAACTTCCACTGGTTGAATGTCTTATGTTTGGCGCTCTTATATCCGCGACTGATCCTGTCACGGTATTATCAATATTCCAG GAACTGGGAAGCGATGTGAACTTGTATGCTCTGGTGTTCGGCGAATCTGTTTTAAACGATGCG ATGGCAATTTCTCTTTACAG AACAATGTCATCAGTCAGGAGTAATGCAGCAGGAGGCGAGAACATTTTTATGATGATTCTACAGTTCCTTGAGATCTTTGTTGGTTCAATGTCATCAG GTGTCGGAGTTGGATTTATCTCTGCTCTT CTATTTAAATATGCGGGATTGGATATTGACAA TCTTCAGAACTTGGAGTGCTGCCTTTTTGTTCTCTTCCCATACTTCTC GTATATGTTAGCAGAAGGACTTGGCTTGTCAGGAATTGTTTCTATACTATTCACAGGGATG GTTATGAAGCACTATACGTACTCTAATCTGTCAGATAACTCGCAGCGCTTTGTTTCCGCCTTTTTTCACTTGCTGTCATCTTTGGCTGAAACATTTGT cTTCATTTATATGGGCTTTGATATTGCCATGGAAGAACATAGTTGGTCACACGTTGGGTTCATCATCTTCTCGATT ATATTTATAATTGTTGCAAG GGCAGCAAATGTCTTTTCTTGTGCCTACTTGGTTAATATATCACGTCCAGAACATCGGCGTATACCTCTAAATCACCAGAAAGCTCTTTGTTTTAGTG GGCTTAGAGGAGCCATGGCTTTTGCGCTTGCTCTCCAATCTGTGCATGAACTTCCTGAAGGACATGGAAAGACGATATTAACAGCTACCACAGCCATTGTCGTTTTGACG GTTCTTCTTATTGGAGGGTCGACAGGCACCATGTTAGAAGCTTTGGATGTGATTGGTGATGAAAATACATCAATAGAA ACTTACGAGGATAATAACAATGGTTACATTCCCCCAACTTATGAGGAAGGTACATCGTCTGGAGGAGGGTTGAGAATGAAACTCAAGGAGTTCCACAAAAG CACAACATCGTTCACCGCCCTTGACAAGAACTATCTAACTCCATTTTTCACCAGTCAGACTGATGATGATGCTGATGATTTTG GTGATCAACCCCAAAACCAGAGACGAGGATTCTATGATCAATAG